The following coding sequences lie in one Anoplolepis gracilipes chromosome 4, ASM4749672v1, whole genome shotgun sequence genomic window:
- the LOC140665428 gene encoding PXMP2/4 family protein 3, which yields MSLSKPVNIFYSLVGAYLQRLYFSPLKTKAITSCIIAALGNVVSQKLSGARQLNEDSILAFALFGLFFGGPVPHYFYSYVPLLVKHPLGILLIERLLYMPCFQALALYMLAIFEGKSHRMASDQMQKLYLPTLKANLKYLTLFQYINIKYVPPMLRVLMVNLIGFIWVVYLANKRAKALKEK from the exons ATGTCGCTTTCCAAGCCGGTCAATATCTTTTATAGTCTCGTTGGCGCATATTTACAACGACTTTACTTCAGTCCCTTGAAAACAAAAGCTATAACTAG tTGCATTATTGCGGCCCTTGGGAATGTAGTATCTCAAAAATTGTCTGGCGCTAGACAACTTAATGAAGACAGTATCCTGGCCTTTGCTCTGTTTGG ccTGTTCTTTGGAGGGCCAGTGCCTCATTACTTTTACTCATATGTTCCATTACTCGTGAAACATCCTCTGGGAATATTATTGATAGAAAGACTCCTTTATATGCCATGTTTTCAAGCACTTGCGCTCTACATGCTTGCCATCTTTGAG GGTAAATCTCATCGAATGGCAAGTGAtcaaatgcaaaaattatatttgccaACATTGAAggctaatttaaaatacttgaCGCTGTtccaatatatcaatataaaatatgttccaCCAATG TTGAGAGTCTTAATGGTGAATCTCATCGGTTTCATATGGGTTGTTTATCTCGCAAACAAGAGAGCGAAAGCTTTAAAAGagaagtaa